The proteins below come from a single uncultured delta proteobacterium genomic window:
- the mreB gene encoding cell wall structural complex MreBCD, actin-like component MreB (Evidence 2a : Function of homologous gene experimentally demonstrated in an other organism; PubMedId : 14517265, 14573351, 15016371, 2687239, 3049542, 9298646; Product type s : structure): MAKMIDSLLGFFSSDLAIDLGTANTCVYVRGKGIVLREPSVVAVKKDMRGNNVVLAVGQDAKRMLGKTPGNIQAIRPMKDGVIADFEVTEAMLRYFISKVHNSRRLVRPRIIVCVPTGITQVEKRAVKESAQSAGAREVYLIEEPMAAAIGANLPIQEPTSNMVVDIGGGTTEVAVISLSGIVYSKSVRVGGDKMDEAIMTHVKRKYNMLIGESSAEDIKIRIASAYPQNPEQEMEVKGRDLVTGIPQNIVITSEEVRKAISEQVDSIVQAVRIALEQTPPELAADIVDRGIVLTGGGALLKGLDQLLREETSLPITVVEDPLSTVVMGTGKALDNIHVLKEVCID; the protein is encoded by the coding sequence ATGGCCAAAATGATAGATTCCCTTCTTGGTTTTTTTTCCAGCGATCTCGCCATAGACCTCGGCACGGCCAACACCTGCGTGTACGTGCGCGGCAAGGGCATCGTCCTGCGCGAACCTTCGGTCGTGGCCGTCAAAAAGGATATGCGCGGCAACAACGTGGTTCTGGCCGTCGGCCAGGACGCCAAGCGCATGCTCGGCAAGACGCCGGGAAACATCCAGGCCATCCGCCCCATGAAGGACGGGGTCATTGCCGACTTTGAAGTGACGGAAGCCATGCTCCGCTACTTCATCTCCAAAGTGCATAACTCCCGCCGCCTGGTGCGGCCCCGCATCATCGTGTGTGTACCCACGGGCATCACCCAGGTTGAAAAACGCGCGGTGAAGGAATCCGCCCAAAGCGCCGGCGCGCGGGAAGTTTACCTTATCGAAGAACCCATGGCGGCCGCCATCGGCGCGAACCTCCCCATCCAGGAGCCCACCTCCAACATGGTGGTGGATATCGGCGGCGGCACGACGGAAGTGGCGGTCATCTCCCTTTCGGGCATCGTGTACTCCAAATCCGTGCGCGTCGGCGGCGACAAGATGGACGAAGCCATCATGACCCACGTCAAGCGCAAGTACAACATGCTCATCGGCGAATCCTCGGCCGAGGATATCAAGATCCGCATCGCGTCCGCGTATCCCCAGAACCCCGAACAGGAAATGGAAGTCAAAGGCCGTGACCTTGTCACGGGCATCCCCCAGAATATCGTCATCACCTCCGAAGAGGTGCGCAAAGCCATATCCGAACAGGTGGACAGCATTGTCCAGGCCGTTCGCATCGCCCTTGAACAAACCCCGCCGGAACTGGCGGCGGACATCGTTGACCGGGGCATTGTGCTGACAGGCGGCGGCGCGCTCCTCAAAGGGCTCGACCAGCTTCTGCGGGAGGAAACCTCCCTTCCCATCACGGTGGTGGAAGACCCGCTTTCCACCGTGGTCATGGGCACCGGCAAGGCCCTTGACAATATCCATGTCCTGAAGGAGGTCTGCATAGATTAA
- a CDS encoding Rod shape-determining protein MreC (fragment) encodes MPGSWVKAEATRLWGDYVALVGVAEENARLREEANRAEQYLASVREDLAELARLRSLMGVTPPDNWHSLGTRVLAGRFGPGSSLETVMIDRGFATGAAVGTPLVTHQGLVGRVFRASPHIATVLLITDQTFRVPVITSEGRVPGVLVGGGPQAKLEVRYMAPNIPVRVGEMLVTSGLDNAFPKGLPVARVISVEPGAQTLFQQVQAEPFAAPDALEEALLLIPPADWPTGAAMHNTLPADLQRPLPAQQARSAPAPAAQPQPAAAPPAQRRDAARTIPAGPSGATR; translated from the coding sequence TTGCCGGGTTCCTGGGTCAAGGCGGAAGCGACCCGGCTCTGGGGCGATTACGTCGCCCTTGTCGGCGTGGCCGAGGAAAACGCGCGGTTGCGCGAAGAAGCGAACCGCGCGGAACAATACCTTGCCTCCGTCCGGGAAGATCTGGCCGAGCTCGCCCGTCTGCGCAGCCTCATGGGCGTTACGCCGCCGGATAACTGGCACTCCCTCGGCACCCGCGTTCTCGCCGGCCGCTTCGGCCCCGGTTCCTCCCTGGAAACCGTCATGATAGACAGGGGGTTTGCTACCGGCGCGGCCGTGGGCACGCCGCTGGTGACCCATCAGGGGCTGGTGGGCCGCGTTTTCCGCGCCTCTCCCCACATCGCCACCGTGCTGCTGATTACGGACCAGACCTTCCGGGTGCCGGTCATCACCTCCGAGGGCAGGGTCCCCGGCGTTCTGGTGGGCGGCGGGCCGCAGGCAAAACTGGAAGTGCGCTACATGGCGCCCAATATCCCGGTGCGCGTCGGGGAAATGCTCGTGACCTCCGGCCTTGACAACGCCTTCCCCAAAGGCCTTCCCGTGGCCAGGGTCATCAGCGTGGAACCGGGAGCCCAAACCCTGTTCCAGCAGGTGCAGGCGGAGCCGTTCGCCGCGCCGGACGCGCTCGAGGAAGCGCTGCTGCTCATTCCCCCGGCCGATTGGCCCACGGGCGCCGCCATGCACAACACCCTCCCGGCTGATCTGCAACGCCCGCTTCCCGCGCAACAGGCCCGGAGTGCGCCCGCGCCGGCCGCGCAGCCCCAACCCGCAGCCGCGCCTCCCGCCCAGAGGCGGGATGCCGCGCGAACCATCCCGGCAGGCCCGTCCGGGGCGACACGGTAG
- a CDS encoding conserved membrane hypothetical protein (Evidence 4 : Homologs of previously reported genes of unknown function): protein MAFSPKPANILWWVVYYIAGMGLQLQFPGVDALAPAIMLSCQEGRPQQTAWLCLATILIQEGTGSLAFGNSLLWYGSLLLFFYVGRLFFVTGSLFFVVLLALVLGVAHSGILYVTSSLQGFEVDTYRLVQQAMAQALLIPPLYAAASLVRKRFLHYEYGI from the coding sequence ATGGCCTTTTCCCCAAAACCGGCCAACATCCTTTGGTGGGTGGTCTATTATATCGCAGGCATGGGGTTGCAGCTGCAATTCCCCGGCGTGGACGCCCTGGCGCCCGCCATCATGCTCTCCTGCCAGGAAGGGCGGCCCCAGCAGACGGCCTGGCTGTGCCTCGCGACGATTCTGATACAGGAAGGCACGGGGTCGCTCGCGTTCGGCAATTCGCTTCTCTGGTATGGCTCGCTCCTGCTTTTCTTTTACGTGGGCAGGCTGTTTTTCGTCACGGGCAGTCTTTTTTTCGTGGTGCTGCTGGCCCTCGTTCTCGGCGTCGCCCATTCCGGCATTCTGTATGTGACAAGTTCGCTGCAAGGGTTTGAGGTCGACACGTACCGCCTGGTCCAGCAGGCGATGGCCCAGGCGCTGCTCATTCCGCCGCTCTATGCCGCGGCTTCATTGGTACGCAAAAGGTTTTTGCACTATGAATATGGAATTTGA
- a CDS encoding Penicillin-binding protein: protein MPRLHWYAKGFCTMNMEFDPEGYQPPRAGLVLLYACVAFLFIVFLLRFWYLQVLRGADYARQAQENRLHQERIYSNRGLIFDRHGRVLAENRPAYCIAVTADDCPDIPASLTQISQWTDIPYDVLEAKFIQGRKQVPGFEAQLLVSDIPFDTLTQIETELPRWPGVSILIRQRRHYPQGPLFSHILGYVAEANEKELEADKDLDLGDIVGKQGLELRKEKELRGSKGLQELEVNAKGRQLARTVKTPPVGGTNLALSLDLDIQQAAADILGEEAGSIVVMEPETGQLVALLTKPAFDNNAFAARLTHKEWEELRTNPRHPLLNRAIQSVYPPGSVWKLMMAGLVLSEGISPKEAVTCHGSIQMGNRTFRCWRAGGHGRVDLVQSLVQSCDVYYYQMAERIGIDKLAAFAKKCGFGNVTGIDLPHEQRGLVPDRAWRRSRGETWQRGETLNVSIGQGSTLVTPIQLASFVSSLLNGGKKLKPSLIANEPPEIRGMLPMSDEARNFIVDAMRQTVEGERGTAKRIARPDAVMGGKTGTAQVVRIGDVRLKSHQMAYEHRDHAWMATWGAKNGKTYVVIVMLEHGGGGSSAAGPLAAAMYTKLFGPVPPKTAAR, encoded by the coding sequence ATGCCGCGGCTTCATTGGTACGCAAAAGGTTTTTGCACTATGAATATGGAATTTGACCCGGAAGGGTATCAACCGCCCCGGGCAGGACTGGTACTCCTGTACGCGTGCGTGGCATTCCTGTTCATCGTCTTTTTGCTGCGCTTCTGGTACCTCCAGGTTCTGCGCGGCGCGGACTACGCGCGCCAGGCCCAGGAAAACCGCCTGCACCAGGAGCGGATATATTCCAACCGGGGGCTGATTTTCGACCGGCACGGCAGGGTCCTGGCGGAAAACCGCCCGGCCTACTGCATCGCCGTGACCGCGGACGACTGCCCGGATATCCCCGCCTCCCTCACCCAGATCAGCCAATGGACGGATATTCCCTACGACGTGCTGGAAGCGAAGTTCATCCAGGGCCGCAAGCAGGTTCCCGGGTTCGAGGCCCAGCTCCTCGTCTCCGACATCCCCTTTGACACCCTGACCCAGATCGAAACGGAACTGCCCCGCTGGCCCGGCGTCTCCATCCTCATCCGCCAGCGCCGCCACTACCCGCAGGGCCCGCTTTTTTCCCACATTCTCGGCTATGTGGCGGAAGCGAATGAAAAAGAGCTTGAGGCCGATAAGGATCTTGACCTCGGCGACATCGTCGGCAAGCAGGGCCTTGAACTCCGGAAGGAAAAGGAACTGCGCGGCAGCAAGGGGTTGCAGGAGCTCGAAGTCAACGCCAAGGGGCGGCAGCTGGCCCGGACCGTCAAAACCCCGCCCGTCGGCGGCACCAACCTGGCCCTGTCCCTGGACCTGGATATCCAGCAGGCGGCGGCGGACATTCTCGGCGAGGAAGCCGGGAGCATCGTGGTCATGGAGCCGGAAACAGGGCAGCTGGTCGCGCTGTTGACCAAACCCGCCTTTGACAACAACGCCTTTGCCGCCCGCCTGACCCACAAGGAGTGGGAGGAGCTGCGCACCAACCCGCGCCACCCGCTGCTCAACCGGGCGATCCAGAGCGTATACCCGCCGGGGTCCGTCTGGAAGCTGATGATGGCTGGGCTCGTGCTCTCGGAAGGGATAAGCCCGAAAGAGGCCGTCACCTGCCACGGCTCCATCCAGATGGGCAACCGCACCTTCCGCTGCTGGCGCGCGGGCGGCCACGGCCGGGTTGACCTGGTGCAGTCTTTGGTGCAGTCTTGCGACGTGTATTATTACCAGATGGCGGAACGGATCGGCATCGACAAGCTGGCCGCGTTCGCCAAAAAATGCGGGTTCGGGAACGTGACGGGCATCGACCTGCCCCACGAGCAGCGCGGGCTTGTGCCGGACCGCGCGTGGCGCCGCTCGCGGGGCGAAACATGGCAGCGGGGCGAAACGCTCAACGTGTCCATCGGCCAGGGGTCCACCCTTGTCACGCCCATCCAGCTGGCGTCCTTTGTATCCTCGCTCCTCAACGGCGGCAAAAAACTCAAACCGTCGCTGATCGCCAATGAGCCGCCCGAGATACGGGGCATGCTGCCCATGTCGGACGAGGCCCGCAATTTTATCGTGGACGCCATGCGCCAGACCGTCGAGGGCGAGCGCGGCACCGCCAAGCGGATCGCCCGGCCCGACGCCGTCATGGGCGGCAAGACGGGCACGGCCCAGGTGGTCAGGATCGGGGACGTCCGGCTGAAATCGCACCAGATGGCGTACGAGCACCGGGACCACGCCTGGATGGCTACCTGGGGCGCCAAGAACGGCAAAACCTACGTCGTCATCGTCATGCTGGAGCACGGCGGCGGCGGCAGTTCGGCGGCGGGCCCGCTGGCGGCGGCCATGTACACCAAGCTTTTCGGCCCCGTTCCGCCAAAAACGGCGGCGCGCTAG